A genomic segment from Lignipirellula cremea encodes:
- a CDS encoding DUF1501 domain-containing protein: MNRPSPAPSLSRRQLLQGSAAGFGWLAAASLLAEEHLAAAEAAPANDSPLAARPPHFPAKAKRIIFLFMKGGPSQIDTFDYKPLLERDHGKPLPFARPRVQFAPTKNLLKSPWKFQQHGDSGLYVSELFPHTAKMVDELCILSSLHGTNAAHGGALLKLHTGSDTFVRPSMGSWINYGLGTENQNLPGFVTICPTLAHGGVKNWGSAFLPAAYQGTPLGNASMPSREARVRYSQPHQSPAAQRLQLDLVQAMNSDLRQETGSSPLLEARINAFELAFRMQAEMPSIEDLSDETAETLALYGLDDPTTADFGRQCLLARRFSERGVRFVQATHSNSQVQWDQHAKLQEGHSQNALEVDRPIAGLLADLKRRGQLEETLVLWGGEFGRTPTAQGNDGRDHNPEGFTVWLAGAGVKKGIKYGATDDYGYFAVENKVHIHDLHATLLHLLGLDHEKLTYRYAGRDFRLTDVHGRVAHDILS; encoded by the coding sequence ATGAACCGACCCTCGCCTGCTCCTTCGCTTTCTCGTCGTCAGCTGCTGCAGGGCAGTGCGGCCGGTTTTGGCTGGCTGGCGGCCGCCTCGTTGCTGGCGGAAGAGCATCTGGCCGCGGCGGAAGCGGCGCCGGCGAACGATTCGCCTTTGGCGGCCCGGCCTCCGCATTTTCCGGCGAAGGCGAAACGGATCATCTTTCTGTTTATGAAGGGCGGCCCGTCGCAGATTGATACGTTCGATTACAAGCCGCTGCTGGAGCGCGACCACGGCAAGCCGCTGCCGTTTGCTCGTCCCCGCGTGCAGTTTGCGCCAACAAAGAACCTGCTGAAAAGCCCCTGGAAGTTCCAGCAGCATGGCGACAGCGGGCTGTATGTGAGCGAGCTGTTCCCGCACACGGCCAAAATGGTCGACGAGCTGTGCATTCTCAGCTCTCTCCACGGCACCAACGCGGCCCATGGCGGCGCCTTGCTCAAACTGCACACGGGCAGTGATACGTTCGTCCGACCCAGCATGGGCTCCTGGATCAACTACGGCCTGGGCACCGAAAACCAGAACCTGCCCGGCTTCGTCACCATCTGTCCCACCCTGGCGCATGGCGGCGTCAAGAACTGGGGCTCTGCCTTCCTGCCGGCCGCTTACCAGGGCACGCCGCTTGGCAACGCTAGCATGCCATCGCGTGAGGCCCGCGTCCGTTATTCGCAACCGCATCAGTCGCCCGCCGCCCAGCGGCTGCAGCTGGATCTGGTGCAGGCCATGAATTCCGACCTGCGGCAAGAGACGGGATCCAGCCCGCTGCTGGAGGCTCGTATCAACGCGTTTGAGCTGGCCTTCCGCATGCAGGCGGAGATGCCGTCGATCGAGGACCTGTCCGACGAAACGGCCGAAACGCTGGCTCTCTACGGGCTCGACGACCCGACCACCGCCGACTTTGGTCGCCAGTGCCTGCTGGCCCGCCGCTTCTCAGAACGCGGCGTGCGGTTTGTCCAGGCGACCCACAGCAACTCCCAGGTGCAGTGGGACCAGCACGCCAAACTGCAGGAAGGTCATTCGCAGAACGCCCTGGAGGTCGATCGCCCCATCGCTGGTCTGCTGGCTGATCTGAAACGCCGGGGGCAGCTGGAAGAGACGCTTGTCCTCTGGGGGGGCGAATTCGGCCGCACCCCCACCGCGCAAGGAAACGACGGTCGCGACCATAATCCGGAAGGCTTCACCGTCTGGCTGGCGGGCGCCGGCGTGAAAAAGGGGATCAAGTACGGCGCCACCGATGATTACGGCTATTTCGCCGTGGAAAACAAGGTCCACATTCACGACCTGCACGCCACGCTGTTGCACCTGCTGGGCCTGGATCACGAGAAACTCACTTATCGCTACGCCGGCCGGGACTTCCGCCTGACCGATGTCCATGGCCGGGTCGCCCACGATATTCTGTCTTAA
- a CDS encoding polysaccharide biosynthesis protein, whose translation MVRIQSFHHLSPATRQVICAGVLAGVFAFIHLAAYWLRFDGLPDRDFIATSVLWAVAVKLLVFGRFHLFRGWSQVVNFHDLIALGGAASLSAGVLLLMQMFQAPGFNSPRSVLLTDWGFTIVLVGGLRSLLRFAEESRVKSQSKNHQTRVFILGANASGEALLRAVRRNPELSYRVEGFITHTPGSIGSRIDGVPVVGLLDDACSLAEASGVTELLITADELPGSQVRSLVERGPAHGVTVKVLPSYAQLLSGRVALKPRTVSIEDLLRRDPVDLDMTKLRRWIDDGVVMVTGSAGSIGSEICRQLLQFEPRKILLVDRWENGQFFLERELRSLKPTAELEVCMADVADGLRMASLFREHQPAIVIHAAAYKHVPLMEANPGEAVKNICLTTQLLADLANQNQVGSFVMISTDKAVNPTSTMGTCKRVAELYVQSLNQTSSCKFVTVRFGNVLGSNGSVVPIFREQIAAGGPLTVTHENMTRFFMTIPEASQLVLQAGAMGNGGEIFVLDMGEPVRIVDLARDMIRLSGLEAGEDIEIEFTGLRPGEKMYEELYIDDEKHLPTPHAKIMVAAGEPASLSATRAAIRRLADVSESGPEPILRELQQIVVQYHPPAKQNRAA comes from the coding sequence ATGGTGCGGATTCAATCTTTTCATCATTTAAGCCCCGCAACCCGACAGGTGATTTGCGCGGGAGTGCTGGCGGGGGTCTTTGCGTTTATTCACCTGGCCGCCTACTGGTTGCGCTTTGATGGCTTGCCGGACCGGGATTTTATCGCCACTTCCGTGCTCTGGGCCGTCGCCGTCAAGCTGCTGGTGTTCGGCCGGTTTCATCTGTTTCGCGGCTGGAGCCAGGTGGTGAACTTCCACGACCTGATCGCCCTGGGCGGCGCCGCCTCTTTGAGCGCCGGCGTGCTGCTGCTGATGCAGATGTTCCAGGCGCCGGGCTTTAACTCGCCGCGATCGGTCCTGCTGACCGACTGGGGCTTTACCATCGTCCTCGTCGGCGGGCTCCGCAGCCTGCTCCGTTTTGCCGAAGAAAGCCGCGTCAAAAGCCAGTCGAAGAATCATCAAACCCGGGTTTTTATCCTGGGCGCCAATGCTTCCGGCGAAGCGTTACTGCGGGCTGTCCGACGAAATCCCGAACTGTCGTATCGGGTCGAAGGGTTCATTACCCACACGCCCGGCTCCATCGGATCGCGGATCGACGGGGTGCCGGTCGTCGGCCTGCTCGACGACGCCTGTTCCCTGGCAGAGGCCAGCGGCGTGACCGAGCTGTTGATCACGGCCGACGAACTGCCCGGCTCGCAGGTGCGCTCGCTGGTCGAACGCGGACCGGCCCACGGCGTGACCGTGAAAGTGCTGCCGAGCTACGCCCAGCTGCTCAGCGGCCGCGTGGCGCTGAAGCCGCGAACCGTTTCCATCGAGGACCTGCTGCGGCGGGATCCGGTCGACCTGGACATGACGAAACTGCGCCGCTGGATCGATGACGGCGTGGTGATGGTGACCGGCAGCGCCGGCAGCATCGGCTCCGAAATTTGTCGCCAGCTGCTGCAGTTTGAGCCGCGAAAAATCCTGCTCGTCGATCGCTGGGAGAACGGCCAGTTCTTCCTGGAACGGGAGCTGCGCTCCTTGAAACCGACGGCCGAGCTGGAAGTCTGCATGGCCGACGTCGCCGATGGACTGCGGATGGCCAGCCTGTTCCGCGAACATCAACCGGCGATCGTGATTCACGCCGCCGCCTACAAGCATGTCCCGCTGATGGAAGCCAACCCGGGCGAGGCCGTCAAGAACATCTGCCTGACCACGCAGCTGCTGGCTGATCTGGCCAACCAGAACCAGGTCGGCTCTTTTGTGATGATCTCGACCGACAAGGCCGTCAATCCGACCAGCACCATGGGCACCTGCAAGCGGGTGGCCGAACTGTACGTGCAGTCGCTCAACCAGACCTCCAGCTGCAAGTTTGTCACCGTGCGGTTCGGCAACGTGCTGGGCTCCAACGGCAGCGTCGTGCCGATTTTCCGCGAGCAGATCGCGGCCGGCGGCCCGCTGACGGTGACGCATGAAAACATGACGCGGTTCTTCATGACGATCCCGGAAGCCTCGCAGCTGGTGCTGCAGGCCGGCGCTATGGGGAACGGCGGCGAGATTTTCGTCCTCGACATGGGCGAGCCGGTGCGGATCGTAGACCTGGCCCGCGACATGATTCGCCTCTCCGGCCTGGAGGCGGGCGAAGACATCGAGATCGAATTCACGGGCTTGCGACCGGGCGAAAAGATGTACGAAGAGTTGTACATCGACGACGAAAAACACCTGCCGACGCCGCACGCCAAGATCATGGTCGCGGCCGGCGAACCGGCCAGTCTGTCCGCCACCCGAGCCGCCATCCGCCGCCTGGCCGACGTGAGCGAAAGCGGCCCGGAACCGATCCTGCGCGAGCTGCAGCAAATCGTGGTGCAGTATCACCCGCCCGCCAAACAGAACCGCGCGGCGTAA
- a CDS encoding PA14 domain-containing protein, with protein sequence MMRLFIGLLLGGLCLLSDNVWGQASDLRPGRLSSAERDALQPGLQAAFQMLPLDTPSSDPTLADVRTVRLPALFVPAGEPATPFLAAGPFRCTFTGYLKTRLRGEARLAFAGRGAVKLWLNDEQVLAIEQGDLQAAPAVPVELAKGYNHLRLEYDSPAAGDAQLRVDWSSDEFPREPLSPRDLFHNGDDPAIRDGGQQRAGRLLLARHNCLKCHPAFEGDPSAFAPLLMPEALRDTPDLGEVGARLQADWMTEWILAPASLRNKTTMPAVLSHLPPATARQTAVDIAAYLATLQGEPGDKQSIEPAPAADAVRLGEGLYEERGCIACHRFTPPDQDDRWQRVSLHYLSAKFQPDQVAQFLANPRRHYRWSRMPHAPLEPVETRQLAAYLASRSQGSLPLAAVDATPAGDPVRGAELFQSVGCVQCHARGKTPPLPARAATLASLLAAGHTERGCLAEEVAGRGSAPDVQLAAEDKTAVREFLKASLESLTRDTADDFSQRQWKTMSCRACHARDGVDAILPAVLYDEGERGLPPDPVPDLTWAGEKLQPQWTQRLLAGLLPYRPRPHFHLRMPALPARGDLLSQGICFEHGFALDENPQPAWSEPLAETGSQVAAMQNGLACHRCHAIGDQQATAPFEARSTNLSFAADRLRYRFYHRWMRDPMRVEPATKMIKFAPDGLKTGLDRYYKGDAHQQFESVWHYLHALHAAEKPEPAASDP encoded by the coding sequence TTGATGCGTCTTTTTATCGGGTTGCTGCTGGGCGGCCTGTGTCTGCTGAGCGATAACGTGTGGGGCCAGGCGTCCGATCTGCGACCGGGACGGCTGAGTTCGGCCGAACGCGACGCCCTGCAGCCCGGCCTGCAGGCCGCGTTCCAGATGCTCCCCCTCGACACGCCGTCGTCCGATCCGACTCTGGCTGACGTCCGCACGGTCCGCCTGCCTGCGCTGTTCGTTCCGGCAGGCGAGCCGGCCACGCCGTTTCTGGCAGCGGGGCCATTCCGCTGCACCTTTACCGGCTATCTCAAAACGCGACTGCGGGGCGAGGCCCGCCTGGCCTTTGCCGGCCGCGGGGCCGTGAAACTCTGGCTCAACGACGAGCAGGTCCTGGCGATCGAACAGGGCGACCTGCAGGCCGCTCCGGCTGTGCCTGTCGAACTGGCTAAAGGCTATAACCACCTCCGGCTGGAATACGACAGCCCGGCCGCCGGCGACGCCCAGTTGCGCGTCGACTGGAGCAGCGACGAGTTCCCCCGCGAGCCGCTCTCCCCTCGCGATCTGTTCCACAACGGGGATGATCCGGCGATCCGGGACGGCGGACAGCAGCGGGCCGGTCGCCTGCTGTTGGCTCGGCACAACTGTCTCAAGTGCCACCCGGCCTTTGAGGGCGACCCTTCCGCATTCGCGCCCCTTCTCATGCCGGAAGCCTTGCGGGATACGCCCGACCTGGGCGAAGTTGGCGCCCGACTGCAGGCCGACTGGATGACCGAGTGGATCCTGGCGCCCGCTTCGCTGCGAAACAAAACCACCATGCCGGCCGTATTGTCGCATCTGCCGCCTGCCACCGCTCGCCAGACGGCCGTCGACATCGCCGCTTACCTGGCCACCCTGCAGGGCGAACCGGGCGACAAGCAGAGCATCGAACCTGCACCGGCCGCCGACGCCGTGCGGCTGGGCGAAGGGCTGTACGAAGAACGCGGCTGCATCGCCTGTCATCGTTTTACCCCGCCCGATCAGGACGACCGCTGGCAGCGGGTGTCGCTGCATTATCTGTCCGCCAAATTCCAGCCCGACCAGGTCGCGCAGTTCCTGGCCAACCCCCGGCGCCATTACCGCTGGAGCCGCATGCCGCACGCTCCGCTGGAGCCGGTGGAAACCCGGCAGCTGGCCGCTTACCTTGCCAGCCGGTCGCAGGGATCACTGCCCCTGGCCGCTGTCGACGCGACACCCGCTGGCGATCCGGTCCGCGGGGCCGAACTGTTCCAGTCCGTCGGTTGCGTGCAATGCCATGCCCGCGGCAAGACGCCGCCCTTGCCTGCCCGCGCCGCTACACTGGCGAGCCTCCTGGCTGCCGGTCATACAGAACGCGGCTGCCTGGCCGAAGAGGTCGCTGGCCGCGGCTCCGCGCCCGATGTGCAGCTGGCGGCGGAAGATAAGACCGCCGTCAGGGAGTTCCTGAAGGCGTCGCTCGAAAGTTTAACTCGCGACACGGCCGACGACTTTTCGCAGCGTCAATGGAAGACCATGTCCTGCCGGGCCTGCCATGCTCGCGACGGCGTCGATGCGATCCTGCCAGCCGTCCTGTACGACGAAGGCGAACGCGGTCTGCCGCCGGATCCGGTCCCCGATCTGACCTGGGCGGGAGAGAAGCTCCAGCCGCAGTGGACCCAGCGTCTGCTGGCTGGTCTGCTGCCGTACCGGCCGCGGCCGCACTTTCACCTCCGCATGCCGGCGCTGCCGGCCCGGGGCGATTTACTGTCGCAAGGGATCTGCTTCGAGCATGGCTTTGCCCTCGACGAGAATCCCCAGCCGGCCTGGAGCGAGCCGCTGGCCGAGACCGGCAGCCAGGTGGCCGCAATGCAGAACGGGCTTGCCTGTCATCGCTGCCACGCCATCGGCGACCAGCAGGCGACAGCTCCGTTTGAAGCCCGCAGCACCAATCTGTCTTTCGCCGCGGATCGCTTGCGTTACCGTTTTTATCACCGCTGGATGCGCGATCCGATGCGAGTCGAGCCGGCCACCAAGATGATTAAATTCGCCCCTGACGGTTTGAAAACGGGGCTCGATCGCTACTACAAGGGCGACGCCCATCAGCAGTTCGAATCCGTCTGGCACTACCTGCACGCCCTGCACGCCGCCGAGAAACCGGAGCCAGCGGCCAGCGATCCGTAA
- a CDS encoding DUF6807 domain-containing protein, which translates to MIRPLTLACCLAVVSSVSMAAEKFTVETADDGVTVKHNGELLTRYLFKSGAKPILWPLIGPHGKEITRSYPMVEEGKETEKKDHIHHRSFYFTHGNVNGVDFWAETGKNGTIEHRKLVKAEGGDQAVIVTQSEWVTPAGEKILGDQRTLTFGEFGKSVWIDFDLKLTALAPVEFGDTKEGSFGIRVAGTMKTTAEKGGQIVSSHGDTDLEAWGKAAPWVDYHGPVEGETVGIAILNHPSSFRYPTNWHVRTYGLFAANPFGLSDFTKGAQHGEHKMAKGESIDLRYRVLIHEGDEKQGKVAEAFQEYEKVKKP; encoded by the coding sequence ATGATTCGTCCCCTTACCCTGGCCTGCTGTCTGGCCGTAGTTTCAAGTGTGAGCATGGCTGCGGAAAAATTCACGGTGGAAACCGCCGACGACGGCGTTACGGTCAAGCACAACGGCGAGTTGCTGACCCGCTATCTGTTCAAGTCGGGCGCCAAGCCGATCCTGTGGCCGCTGATCGGTCCGCACGGAAAAGAGATCACCCGCTCCTACCCGATGGTGGAAGAGGGGAAGGAAACAGAGAAAAAAGACCATATCCACCACCGCTCGTTTTACTTTACGCACGGCAATGTGAACGGCGTCGATTTCTGGGCCGAGACTGGCAAAAACGGCACGATCGAACATCGCAAGCTCGTCAAAGCAGAAGGCGGCGACCAGGCCGTGATTGTCACGCAGAGCGAATGGGTCACCCCCGCTGGCGAGAAAATCCTGGGCGATCAGCGCACGCTGACCTTTGGCGAATTCGGCAAGAGCGTGTGGATTGATTTTGACCTGAAACTCACGGCCCTGGCGCCGGTCGAGTTCGGCGACACCAAAGAAGGCAGTTTCGGCATCCGCGTCGCCGGCACCATGAAAACGACCGCCGAAAAAGGCGGACAAATCGTCTCCAGCCATGGCGACACCGATCTCGAAGCCTGGGGCAAAGCGGCTCCCTGGGTCGACTATCATGGCCCAGTCGAAGGAGAAACGGTCGGCATCGCCATTTTGAATCACCCTTCCAGCTTCCGCTATCCAACCAACTGGCACGTGCGCACCTATGGCCTGTTCGCCGCCAATCCGTTTGGCCTGAGCGACTTTACCAAGGGCGCCCAGCACGGCGAGCACAAAATGGCCAAGGGTGAATCGATCGACCTCCGTTACCGCGTGCTGATCCACGAAGGGGACGAGAAACAGGGGAAAGTCGCCGAAGCTTTCCAGGAATACGAGAAGGTCAAAAAGCCGTAG
- a CDS encoding class I SAM-dependent methyltransferase, producing MTTPAKSTPEEIRARFDADVERFSNLTTGQSAAIDSPLCMDLVAAAAAAATPQAHSVLDVGCGAGNYSLKLLQHLPGLEVTLIDLSQPMLDRATERVQAETTGKVSAMQCDVRSFTAPDASFDVIVAASVLHHLRDDAEWEAVFQSFYRWLAPGGSLWIYDLVEHDQPGVQQLMQSRYGQYLTGLQDEAYRDKVFAYIAEEDTPRPLMYQLSLLQRCGFAPLEVLHKNACFAAFGGSKPPAGTSRS from the coding sequence ATGACGACGCCCGCCAAATCCACTCCGGAAGAAATTCGCGCCCGGTTCGACGCCGATGTGGAGCGGTTCTCCAATCTGACGACCGGCCAGAGCGCGGCGATCGACTCGCCGCTATGCATGGACCTGGTCGCAGCCGCGGCGGCGGCCGCCACTCCCCAGGCGCATTCCGTTCTGGATGTCGGCTGCGGGGCCGGGAATTACTCGCTCAAGCTGCTGCAGCATTTGCCCGGTCTGGAAGTGACGCTGATCGATCTCAGCCAGCCGATGCTCGATCGGGCCACGGAAAGGGTCCAGGCGGAAACGACCGGAAAGGTGTCGGCCATGCAGTGCGACGTGCGCAGCTTCACGGCGCCGGACGCATCGTTCGATGTGATCGTCGCCGCCTCGGTGCTGCATCACTTGCGCGACGACGCCGAATGGGAGGCCGTATTCCAGTCTTTCTATCGCTGGCTGGCGCCCGGCGGGTCGCTTTGGATTTACGACCTGGTCGAGCATGACCAGCCCGGCGTGCAGCAGCTGATGCAGTCCCGCTATGGCCAGTACCTGACCGGCCTGCAGGACGAAGCCTACCGCGACAAGGTGTTTGCCTACATCGCCGAGGAAGATACGCCCCGACCGCTGATGTATCAGCTTTCGCTGCTGCAGCGTTGCGGTTTTGCGCCGCTGGAAGTGCTGCACAAGAACGCCTGCTTCGCGGCATTCGGCGGCAGCAAGCCGCCTGCCGGAACGTCCCGTTCTTGA
- a CDS encoding hybrid sensor histidine kinase/response regulator, whose product MNDSSQNELQDLRQRLEDAEETLRAIRAGEVDALIVDGVEGEQVYTLQGADLPYRTLIEEMHQGAVSLSSDGAILYCNRSFSRMLKQPQEKVVGAAVADFLSESQQDRFQAMLAAGRTQSIQNDLQFQTADGKTLSVYLSIAPLPLSDNVAMCMVVTDLTEQNKHRTIRESNQRKDEFLAMLAHELRNPLAPIRSGLDVLAMVGGGQEETIELMRGQVNHLVRLVDDLLDVSRIVRGRVDLRREPVEAASLVRQSVDALRGILQTRNQELVISLPDEPLWLDADAVRLNQVIGNLLNNASKYTDQGGHIEITLQRQGEQLLIRVTDNGMGIDAELLPKVFELFVQSSRSLDRSQGGLGIGLTLVKNLVEMHGGTVAAHSEGSGNGSRFEVRLPLAEAPREVEEPPQPAAAQGALRVLVVDDNLGAVKILTILISRLGSHVIETAHDGEAALEKATQFRPDLILLDIGLPKMDGFTVARKIRENGDLERTLLVALTGYGQEEDRQKSKEAGFDVHLVKPVDVATLRELLQSCQSARGSC is encoded by the coding sequence ATGAACGATTCGTCCCAGAACGAACTTCAGGATCTTCGGCAGCGCCTGGAAGACGCAGAAGAAACGCTGCGAGCCATTCGGGCCGGCGAAGTCGACGCCCTGATCGTCGACGGCGTGGAAGGCGAACAGGTCTATACCCTGCAGGGTGCAGATCTGCCGTATCGCACCCTGATTGAAGAAATGCATCAGGGCGCCGTTAGTCTGAGTAGCGACGGAGCCATTCTGTACTGCAACCGCAGCTTCTCGCGGATGTTGAAACAGCCCCAGGAGAAAGTCGTCGGCGCCGCCGTCGCTGATTTCCTGTCCGAGTCGCAGCAGGATCGTTTTCAGGCGATGCTGGCCGCAGGTCGTACGCAAAGCATCCAGAACGACCTCCAGTTTCAAACGGCCGACGGCAAAACGCTGTCGGTCTATTTGTCGATTGCTCCGCTGCCGTTGTCGGACAACGTCGCCATGTGCATGGTCGTGACCGACCTGACCGAACAGAACAAGCACCGCACCATTCGCGAGTCCAACCAGCGCAAGGACGAGTTCCTGGCGATGCTGGCCCATGAGCTGCGCAATCCGCTGGCGCCCATTCGCAGTGGACTCGATGTCCTGGCGATGGTCGGCGGCGGACAGGAAGAAACGATCGAACTGATGCGTGGACAGGTGAATCACCTGGTTCGGCTGGTCGACGACCTGCTGGATGTTTCCCGCATTGTGCGCGGACGGGTCGACCTGCGGCGTGAGCCGGTCGAGGCCGCTTCGCTGGTCCGACAATCGGTCGACGCCCTGCGCGGCATTCTGCAGACGCGGAACCAGGAGCTTGTCATTTCCTTGCCCGACGAGCCGCTCTGGCTGGACGCCGACGCCGTTCGGCTGAACCAGGTCATCGGGAATCTGCTGAACAATGCTTCCAAATACACCGACCAGGGCGGCCACATCGAAATCACTCTCCAGCGCCAGGGCGAGCAACTGCTGATTCGCGTGACCGATAACGGCATGGGGATCGATGCGGAACTGCTGCCCAAGGTGTTTGAACTGTTTGTGCAGTCTTCGCGTTCGCTGGACCGCTCCCAGGGCGGTCTGGGAATTGGCCTCACCCTGGTAAAGAACCTGGTGGAAATGCATGGCGGAACGGTGGCGGCCCACAGTGAAGGTTCCGGGAATGGCAGCCGCTTCGAAGTCCGATTGCCGCTGGCGGAAGCTCCGCGTGAGGTCGAGGAACCGCCCCAGCCAGCCGCCGCGCAGGGAGCGTTGCGGGTGCTGGTGGTCGATGACAACCTGGGGGCCGTCAAGATTCTGACGATCCTGATCTCGCGACTGGGATCGCATGTGATCGAAACGGCCCACGACGGCGAAGCGGCCCTGGAGAAAGCGACACAGTTCCGGCCCGACCTGATCCTGCTCGATATCGGGCTGCCCAAAATGGATGGCTTCACCGTCGCCAGGAAGATCCGCGAAAATGGCGATTTGGAACGGACGCTGCTGGTCGCCTTGACCGGCTATGGGCAGGAAGAAGATCGCCAGAAATCAAAGGAGGCCGGCTTCGACGTGCACCTGGTCAAACCGGTCGACGTCGCTACGCTGCGCGAACTACTGCAGTCCTGCCAGTCCGCACGCGGATCATGCTGA
- a CDS encoding circadian clock KaiB family protein → MTTSRESAGDNRECPGANPDLPHYGLRLFVTGMTPRSTEAIARIKAICEEFLAGRYLLEVIDIYQQPLLARAEQIIATPTLIKTVPAPFKRLVGDLSNRQRVLLALDLQEKS, encoded by the coding sequence ATGACCACTTCGCGGGAATCCGCTGGCGACAATCGTGAATGCCCGGGGGCGAACCCTGACCTGCCGCATTACGGATTGCGGCTTTTTGTAACGGGAATGACGCCCCGTTCCACCGAGGCGATTGCTCGGATCAAAGCCATCTGCGAAGAGTTTCTCGCCGGACGCTACCTGCTGGAAGTGATCGATATCTACCAGCAGCCGCTGCTGGCCAGGGCGGAGCAAATCATCGCCACGCCGACCCTGATCAAAACCGTCCCGGCGCCGTTCAAACGGCTGGTCGGCGATCTGTCCAACAGGCAGCGGGTCTTGCTGGCGCTCGACCTGCAGGAAAAATCGTAA
- a CDS encoding circadian clock KaiB family protein: MENESTADEPLWELRLYVAGQTAKSLTALANLKKVCEEHLAGKYTIEVVDLLENPQLARGDQIVAIPTLVRKLPEPIRKIIGDLSNTERVLIGLQLRPGEFPKESS, encoded by the coding sequence TTGGAGAACGAATCGACCGCCGATGAGCCGCTGTGGGAGCTGCGTCTTTATGTGGCGGGACAAACGGCCAAATCGCTGACCGCTTTGGCTAATCTGAAAAAGGTTTGCGAGGAGCACCTGGCCGGCAAATATACGATCGAGGTCGTCGATCTGCTGGAGAACCCCCAGCTGGCTCGGGGCGACCAGATCGTCGCCATTCCGACGCTGGTGAGAAAGCTGCCCGAGCCGATCCGGAAAATCATCGGCGACCTGTCGAATACGGAGCGCGTACTGATTGGCCTGCAGTTGCGCCCGGGAGAATTTCCGAAGGAGTCCTCATGA